The proteins below come from a single Vicia villosa cultivar HV-30 ecotype Madison, WI unplaced genomic scaffold, Vvil1.0 ctg.003668F_1_1, whole genome shotgun sequence genomic window:
- the LOC131641328 gene encoding putative F-box/LRR-repeat protein At5g41840: MEMEDEKEDMISTLPDEILSHILSFLPTEVAFTTSLLSKRWKPIWLLVPNLNFDDQRFMNRGKPYFRFMDMIYYVICAKIKHRKLIKRFDLKCHENPVNESLETAVLKWLIIADKYGMEHLEFQGSDRLNFYNFIFAFSNLIVLKLKTVRVNYFLPVDFPSLKTLHLNDVFIAEHWYLCELVNSCPILEDFEAKDISVRYWLQEYNGKFKRLTNLVRADISNLNSCDVPIGAFSNVEFLRIEEMYGHVPVFPNLTHVELVFQRNVDWCWVFGVLEKFPKLQTLVLEMPQLLTSVKSFISIPSISPECLSSQFKECNITNYRGQEYELQFAQYIMLNSTHLRRMTICSPSSMNCEEKLAMQMELLSFPKSSALCQIYFK; this comes from the exons ATGGAAATGGAAGATGAAAAGGAAGACATGATCAGCACGTTGCCGGATGAAATCCTCAGTCACATTCTCTCTTTTCTTCCAACCGAAGTTGCTTTTACCACATCTCTTCTTTCTAAAAGGTGGAAGCCAATTTGGCTCTTAGTCCCCAATCTCAACTTCGATGACCAGAGATTTATGAACAGAGGAAAACCTTATTTCCGCTTCATGGATATGATATACTATGTTATTTGTGCAAAAATTAAGCACCGCAAACTCATCAAAAGATTTGACCTAAAATGTCATGAAAATCCTGTCAATGAGTCATTGGAAACCGCTGTTCTGAAGTGGTTAATAATCGCAGACAAATATGGAATGGAGCACCTTGAATTCCAAGGGTCTGATAGGTTgaatttttacaattttatttttgcttttagtAATCTCATAGTTCTCAAGTTGAAAACGGTACGTGTGAATTATTTTTTACCGGTTGACTTTCCTTCGCTTAAAACCTTACATCTGAATGATGTTTTTATTGCCGAACACTGGTATCTTTGTGAACTAGTTAATTCTTGTCCAATTCTTGAAGATTTTGAAGCTAAAGATATATCTGTGAGGTATTGGTTACAGGAGTATAATGGAAAGTTTAAGAGGTTAACCAATTTGGTTAGGGCAGATATATCTAACTTGAATAGCTGTGATGTTCCTATTGGAGCCTTTTCTAATGTCGAATTTCTCCGGATAGAAGAG ATGTATGGCCATGTTCCTGTGTTTCCTAATCTAACTCATGTGGAACTTGTCTTCCAAAGAAATGTTGATTGGTGTTGGGTATTTGGGGTGCTGGAGAAATTCCCCAAGCTTCAAACTCTTGTCCTTGAAATGCCTCAACTTTTAACATCGGTTAAATCTTTTATCTCAATCCCAAGTATTTCTCCTGAATGCCTCTCTTCACAGTTCAAAGAATGCAACATTACAAATTATAGAGGACAGGAATATGAGCTACAATTTGCACAATACATCATGCTGAATTCAACACACTTACGGAGAATGACAATATGCAGTCCGTCTTCCATGAATTGCGAAGAGAAGCTTGCGATGCAAATGGAATTGCTGTCCTTCCCAAAGAGCTCTGCCTTGTGCCAGATTTATTTTAAATGA